The following nucleotide sequence is from Mucilaginibacter sp. cycad4.
AGTATCCCACATACAAAAACCCGAATGGTGCTTAGTTGTAAATACGATGTATTTCATCCCCGCCAGCTTAGCCAGCGTTGCTATCTGATGCGGATCAAATTTGGAGGGATCAAATGTTTTCGGCAGCTCATTAAAATACCTGTTCACATAATCGTCACTTGCCCCAACCAACGAATGGCTGATCACCACGCCCAACTGGCTATCCATACTAAAATGGATAAACAGGCCTAAACCGGTATTTTTAAGCCATAGTTCGCGTTCGGGTTTGTTCAGGTTATAATTACTGGCATTATCATCCTTAACCAGATCATTTTGTGCCCATACACTCTGAATACAACAAAGCAGCAGCAGGAAAAAAAAGTATCTCTTATACATCAAAAAAGGTTAAAAAAAATCAGGGAAGGCCCCACGCCCTCCCCGAAACAACATCAACTAATTTAACTAATCAAACTTTAACATTATTGTTTATCCCACCACATCCTGGTTAAAAAATCATCCGGTCCCTGGCGAGAGATGGCAGCAGCATATGATGCGGCGTTAAGGTTTTGCTCACCAACCGGATACAACATCCGCCTGAATATTTTACCGCCGGTAGCATTACCCACATAATTATTAGGTACCAGCGCCGGGTAACCGGTACGCCTGTAGCTTGCAAAAACCTCCTGCGCATCAGGGAATACACCAACCCAAAACTGGGTGTAGATCTGCGCCATTTTCTGATCAAGCGTACCGCCTGTATTAAAAGGGTGTGCATTAATGTATGAGTTGATCTGGGCCGTTGTTATGGTACCCGCACTGCCTGCAATAATGCTCCACTGGCGCATTGACGCCGCTATACCGTTTTGATACAATGATTCGGCAGTGGCTGCTGTATACCAGCCTCTTGCAGCAGCTTCAGATAACAGGAAATAGCTTTCGGCAGCTGTAAAAACCAACCGCGGCGAGTTTAACAGCAATATAGTTTTAGGATTGGGCTCCGAATAGGTAACAAAATCGGCGGGCTTGGCATTCAGGCCCGACGACATACCTTTTTGGATAGCCGAGGTAGTATCAGCCACACCACTGTTCCATACTACAGATACTACGGCCAGGCGGGGATCTTTATTGGTTTTCAGATAATTGATAAACACATCCTGGTACTTGCCCCCCTCGGTATTGGTGCTGCCATTACCTGCAATATAGTCATTGTTGTAAAGATCAAGCGCCAAAGGATTTTTGTTGATATCCTGGCCTGCTCCAACGTAGGCTACTTTGGCAACATCAGCATCATCCAAAATAACGCCGCCGGCTATAGCTTTTGCAGCCCAGGTTTGCGCCTGAACTATATCAACCTTGGTCATGCGCATGGCACACCTAAGCATGAGTGAATAGGCAAATTTTTTCCATTTTACGGTATTGCCGCCGTAAATTAAGTCGGCCGCGCCAAAGGTTGTTTTAGCAGCGTCAAGACTTTGGGCCGCCTGGTCAAGTTCCTTCAATAAATCGGCGTAGATATCTTTTTGCGCATCGTAAGCGGGTTTATACACCGCCTGGTTATAACCCTGTGCAGCCTGCGAATATGGGATATCGCCATAAAGATCGGTAAGCCTGCTAAGGCAATACACCTTCCAGATCCTTGCTTCGGCCTGCAGGTTTACCTGCGAAGCATCGGTACCAACGGCCTTCAAAACCTCAACCAATTCGTTAATTTCATTGGGATAAGCATTACTGAAAGCTGCTGCGGACTGCGGGCTTTGGCTCAATACATACTTTGATCCGAAACCTGCCACATCATTAAAACTGGTGGTATACTGCATAGTACCCAGTAACAGATCGAGCATACGTGCTGTACCGTCATATTGAGCTTTGGTAAAAATGTACTGTGGTACCGCTTTTGATGAGGCATCGGGATTAACGTTTAGCGTATCAAAGTTTTTGGTACACGATTGTGTGGCGATAATGCTGAGCAATACCAGTGAGCAATAAATATATTTGGTTAAATGTCTTTTCATCGTATTCAATTTAAAAGTGTTAAAACTTAACGGCCAGGTTTACACCGAGTGAACGGGTACGCGGCAAGCCGATAGACTCAAAGCCCTGCGCATTACTGTTGGTAAAGCTTTGCTCCGGATCAAAATTGTCTGTCTGTTTATAGATAGTCCACAGGTTCCGGGCCACAAAGGATATACTGGCCGACTGGATCTTAACTTTGTTTAAAAGGCCGGTTGGGAGCGCATACGACAAGATAACCTGGCGAAGTTTAACAAAGCTTCCATCATGCAAAAACAGTTCGGAATACGTTTTGTAGTTATCATAGTATGATCTTAAGCCACTTACGGGCACTGTACGGGTATAAGGAGCACCTGTTTGATCAACACCTGTCAGCACCAATCCGTTTTCCCTGCCTGGCAGTGTTGATTTCATCAAACCTAAACGGGTAGCATATACCTCCATAACCGAAAACACCTTGTTACCAAACTTACCATCAACCAAAAAGCTTAATGAAATCCTTTTATACCTGAATTCGTTGGTTAAACCCATAGTAAGCGGGGCCACGCTTTTACCTAACTGTTGCAGTGGGGTTTGTACCGGTAAACCTGTGGTAGCATTAAACACTACAGTACCATTGGCATCTTTTTGCATGCGTGTGCCCACTATCATACCAAAAGGCTTGCCTTCAATGTTATCCAAAATACCCCAGTTACCTACCGAAGTAGCCAATTGGATAGTGTTAAGGCCGGGAGCCAGTTTTACTACTTTGTTATCATTATAAGCTACGTTATAACTTGCAGTCCAGGTAAAGCTGCCTTTTTTTACCGGTGTACCATTCAGCAATACTTCGATACCTTTATTGCTTACCTCACCTACGTTCAGGATCACATTATTGTAGCCCGATGTTGAAGAAATTGCTGTATTCACGATATCGTTGGTAGTTTTACGGTCATACAGGGTAACATCCAAACCTAAGCGGTTCTTAAGCATCTGCAGTTCAAAACCGCCTTCAAACGTTGTTGAAGTATATGGCTTAAGGTTGTTATTGGTAATGTTATTGCTGGTTACGTTTTGCAGCGGTTGCCCGGCGCTTGGTACGTTACTGTAAGTAAGGTTAATCACATACGGATCGGGAGCACCGCCGCCTACCTGGGCCCATGAGCCGCGCAGTTTGGCAAGATTAAAAAATTCGGGCAGTTTAACCGCATCCGACAGGATAAAGCTACCGCCTATACTTGGGTAAAAGATACTGTTGCTTTTAGGGCTAAGTGTCGAAAACCAATCCTTCCTGCCGGTGAATGACAGGAACACCAGGCTCTTGTAGTCAAAATCGGCCGAACCAAAAACCGAGTTGGTTACAATTTTGGCATTGTATGGTGTGGTTGATGAAACCGCAAGGTTGGTAAAGCTGTAAAAATATGGAATAGTAAATTGCGAACCATTAAACGTTAGCTGGTTGGTTGTGTTTTTACGGCTGTTTACGCCCCCCAAAACATTTACATTTAAATCGCTGATGATCTTTGTTTTGTAACTAACGGTTGCCAGTTCGTTGGTTTCAGATACATCCGATTTGATGCCGGCGTACTGACCGTTAGGGATATACAATGTACCCGTTGGCAGGATATTGGTATAGTTGTAATTGAAAAAATCGCGGCTGATGGTGGCCTTGAAAGTAAGGTTTTTTATGGGCGAGTAAATAACAGATCCCTGGCCAATAAAACGGTTCTTAACGTCATCTTCCTTATACTTATTGATCACAAAATAACCGTTTGATGCAATGGATGCATCGTTCCAGATCTGCTCGTTGCCCAAAGCATCATAACCAGGCTTCAACCAGCGGACATCAACCGTGTTGGCTACCTCAAGCGGGGTCCAGTTGGGATTACCTAATGCATCGCCTGCGCCGGTACGGTTGTGGCCCGTTTCAACGTTATATTGCGCTAATGCTTCTATGGATAGTTTATCGCTTAACTTACCGTTAAGGGCAAGGTTAAAGGTTTTACGATCATAAGTAGTGCCCGGCAAAATACCTTTACTGTTCAAATCAGCAGCCGAAAACCTGTAAGTGAAAGCCTCGTTACCGCCTAAAAAAGCAAGGCTGTTGGTATAAGTACTGCCTGTTTGGTAAAAATTCTTCAGGTTGTTCTTCTGTGCCGAATAAGGATGGGTAAGCCCGTCAACAGCTACATAATCAGTCGAGCCGTCAATTTTTGATCCCCATGAGCGCCTGCCGCTTGCTTGTGCTGCCGCCAGCGTTGTCGGTTTTACACCCCCATCGCCCTGCCCGTATTCGTATTGATAATCGGGGAATACAGCAACATTATCATAGGTGGCTGTCGAGTTAAATTCAACCCCTACTCCTTTCTGGATCCGGCCTTTTTTTGTGGTGATCAAAATAACACCATTTGCCGCACGTGAACCATAAAGGGCTGCGGCGGTACCGCCCTTAAGCACACTTATTGATTCAATATCATCAGGGTTTATTGCCGCAATACCATCGCCGCGGTCAACGTTATTGGTAATACCGTTCACAGTAGCAGCGCCTCCGGGTACGCTGTTATCAATAGGCATACCATTTACCACATATAAAGGTTGGTTATCGCCCGCAAGACCGCCATTACCCCTGATCACCACGCGGCTTGAACCGCCCGGCCCGGTTGATAAACCAGCGGCGTTAACACCGGCAACTTTACCGGTAAGCGCGTTAGCCACGTTATTTTCACGGGCCTGGGTAAACTCAGTGCCCTTAACTTCGGTAACCGAATAGCCCAGTGACTTTTTTTGCTTACTGATACCCAGGGCGGTAACCACAACTTCATTTAAAGTACTGTTGTTCTGTTTGAGTTTGATCTGGATGGGCGCTGACGCGTCAGTTACCGCAACCTCTTCCTGAACATAGCCAACAAAAGCAATTACCAGGGTTAGTAATTTGCCCGAATACTTGTCGGGCACCAGCAATTTGAAATTACCTGATACATCGGTTGTAGTACCTATCTTGTTATCGTCCTTCAAATAAACCGATGCTCCGATAACCGGTTGACTATCATTTACATCAAGCACTTTACCTGTTAACACAACTGCTGCAACAGCTGTATTGTAGGCTATTTCTTTTGTGGCGAATATCGAAATCTGGCTTTCATTGATCTTACGATATTCAAGCTGAAATGCCGACAGCAATTGCCTGAGGTTATCATCAAGCGTAAGCTGTTTAGCATTGTTAAATAAGCTTGCCGATATAAATTTATTATCAAGCAGGCCCTCCTGGTAAGCAATTTGCACATTGAATTGCTTTTTTAGGTTTTCAAGTGCATCCTTCAAAAGCATCTTACTTTCGGCAGCCTGTGATGCCGGGTAATTGAAGCTTCGTGCATGTACCCTGTTGTTGCTGGTTAATGCCATTTGGGCATAGCCATACGCCGACTGGCCAAGCAATACCATCAGGAAACAGCAACATCTTAAAAAATTGGATGAGTCGAGTTTTCGCATAAGTTATTCGTTTAGGGGTTTAATTTTGTTATAGTGATATTTTTGTCTGTTCGGGTGATTTTCACAGGGAGCGTGGTGGAAATGGTTTCTATCAGCTCGTCAACATTAGGTACATTTATTTCGCCTTCTATTTTGAGGGCGGCTAATTCGCGGCTTGAAAAATCAACATGATAGCCGTAATCATCGGTCATGATCTCGCTGATCTGCGCCAGGGTGGCATCGTTAAATAAAAGCTGGTGCTTTGTCCATTTGGTGATCTTTTCAGGAGCGGGAAGGATAATACGGGTAAGGGCTTTTTTATAAGTATGTTGTACATAATCGCCCGGTTTCATAACAAGTGATTTTTTCCCCGATGCAGCATCAACATAATCAAGTCTGATCTTTCCCTGCACTAAGCCCACATTAGTTTTATTATGCCGGCTTCTTACATTAAAAGTTGTTCCCAAAACCTCGATATCCATGTCAGAGCAATGCACAATAAATCTTTCAGAAGATTTTATATGGCGCGGATCTTTATTGATATGCTTTACATTGAACAGCCCCTCTCCGCTTATCCAAACCTCCCTTGAGTTTTTATCCCAATTATTGGAGTAAGTTAATTTCGAGTTACCATTGAGCACTACGGTTGAGCCATCGGGCAAGGTGACGGTGCTGAGCTCGCCGTATGTGGTATCAATTTCATTTTGCCTGCCTTTGATGAGCCATAAGGCTATGCCGATGGAGGATACCAGCACCAGCATCGCAGCAACACGGAGATACCTGTTCAGCCTAAAGATCTTTGGCTTAACCTGATCTTTTTGTAGGGTTGATTCAATCCGCAGCCAAACTTTTGCCTGGTTATCCTCATTGGTAAAAACATCCTGCTTACGGTACGCTGTAATAATTTTTGAAGCTTCGGCTATTATTTCTTTTTGCTGAGGATATGCGGCAATTACCTGCTGCCAGAAAACAGTATCGTTAGGTGACAGATTGATCACAAAACGGAGAAAATCATCATCTTCTAAAAAATCAGGCAGGGTATAATTACTGTATTTGGCGATCTGCATTGGTTATAAGGTGTTATTTTATCCTTATAGACAGCAGCCTACCCTAATTATCCCTACAAACCGAAAAAAAATTTAATTTTTAATGATTATTTATGCAGAAGCACGAATAGAGGGCTAAAACGATAGCCAGTTTGGAAACTTTGAGCACATCCTGTAGGTTATCGAAAGCTTTATAGATCAGTTTATAGGCCGAACTAATGTTTATCTCCATAATATCGGCTATTTCATCATAACTTAACCCTTCATAAAAGCGCAGGTATATGATTTCCTGCTGCCGGGCAGGTAAAGCTTTTACATGAAATTTAATTTTCTTCTGTAATTCCTGTTCTTCCTCATCGGCGATGAGCTGCTGGTCGAATGAAATTTCGAAAGGAAAGTTATGCTCTGCCTCATCTTCAAGGTCAACAAAGCGCGATTTTGATTGCAGCTTGCGGAAAATAATGCTTCGCAGTGATTTGAAGAGATAGTTTTTTACCGAAACCGGGTTACCAAGCCCTGCCCTGTTTGTCCATAGCCGGATAAAAAGATCATGTATGGCATCCTCAATTACGTTAACATCCCTTGTAAATTTATGTCCGTAGTTATTGAGGATTTTAAAATGCCGGTTATATAATTGCGTGTAGGCATCCCAACTGCCTTCTTTAAAAGCAAGCCAGGTAGCAATATTATGATCGTCATGAACAAGTTGTTCGTGAGACATAGCTTTAACCAGGGGACAAAACGTTTTACAATTGAAATCAGGTACAATGTAATAATTATAACAATAATTTTACATCAACTTTAAAAATCAATCCTATAATTAATTGATAAAGGTTAGTCTGGCCCCTGCGCAAACAAGTTATACGGTTTGAAAATCGAAAAACACCGAAATATTTCATTTTTTAAAATAACTTAGCCCGTATCAAATATTTTCCTGAATATTTAAAAACCTGCTGCCGGATTAAATTATGTTTGAATCAGTTACCATTAAGGATATTGCCAAGGCTTTGGGTGTGTCGACATCAACGGTTTCACGGGCACTGAACGGGAGCTACGAAATTGGCACCGAAACCAAAAAGCTTGTCCTTGAATATGCCGAAAAGATAAACTACCGCCCCAACCCTATCGCCTTAAGCCTTAAAGAGCAAAAAAGCCATTCCATAGGCGTGGTGGTATGCGAGGTAGCCAACGATTATTTCTCGCAGGCCATTAACGGTATCGAATCCATAGCTTACAACCGCGGGTATCACGTTATCATAACCCAAACACACGAATCATTTGACAGGGAAAGCGCCAATGTAAAACACCTGCTGTCGCGCCATGTGGATGGCTTGCTGGTGTCGATATCTGCCCAAACAACCGATACCTCTCAATATAAGTATTTGCTGGAGAAAGGCTTCCCCATTGTTTTTTTTGACAGGGCAGCTCCCGACCTTAACACCCATAAAGTAATAGCCAATAACTTCCAGGGATCATTTGATGCTACCGAAACGCTGATCAATTCGGGTTTTACTAAAATTGCCCATCTCACTAATTCAAACAACCTGCTCATCAGCCACGAGCGTTTTGATGGATATAAAGCAGCGCTTGATAAGCACGGGATTGAATTTAGGCCCGAATACCTGAAACATTGCAACCATGGCGGCATGGTACATGATGAAGTTGAGTTTGTTCTTAAAGAATTACTGGCACTGGATGGTCGCCCCGAGGCTATTTGTATCGGCAGCGACAGGCTTACCATCAGCAGCATGTCGATCTTAAAAAAAATGGGGTTAAAAGTACCTGAAGATATTGCAATTGCCGGCTTTACCAACTCAGACGTGGTTGAATTGTTTGACCCACCCTTAACAGTTATACGTCAGCCGGCTTTTCAAATAGGACAAATGGCTACCGAAATGCTGATCAAAACCATTGAAAGCAAATGGCCGGTTGAAGAGTTTACTACTGAAAAGGTGGATACACAGTTGATAGTGCGGTCATCATCAAGGAAAAGCGTAAACTAAACAACTGTTACCTTCACCCCTTTTTCTTCCAGCATATTGAGCATTACCGGGCTAATACCACTATCGGTAATGATCTCATTGATCTGGTCTAACGAACAGATCTTCGCTAACCCCCGCTTGCCGAATTTAGTACTATCGGCAAGCACAATGGTAGTTTGGGCTGCGTTGATCATTTTTTGGTTAAGCCGTGCCTCGGACAAATTGGTTGTGGTAAGCCCTATTTCCGGGTCGATACCATCTACTCCTAAAAACAAAACACCACATAGCATATCATCCAGCATTAACTCAGCATAGTTACCGGTTACCGATGATGAAGTATTACGCATTTGCCCGCCTAATTGAACAATATCAACCTGCGGGTGCTGTAAAAGCTCAAGGGCTACCGGCAGGGCTGCGGTAACAACCGTAAGATGTTTATTGGGCTGCATGGCACGTGCAAGGGCAAGCATGGTTGTACCCGAGGCAATAATAACCGAATCATTAGTATCTATCCTCACCGCAGCTTCGGCTGCTATCCTTTTCTTTTCGGGCCCGTTCAGCTTTTCCTTTTCCGCTACCGGCCTGTCGTTAGTATATGGGTTGGTTTTACTTGCGCCGCCGTGCGTTCTGAAAAGCAGGTTTTTGTCTTCCAAAAGTTTCAGGTCCTTTCGGATAGTAACTTCCGAAACACTTAACTGGTTGCTCAGGTCCTGCACGTTTACAAATCCTTCTGTCTCAACTTTTTGCAGGATAAACTTGTGCCGGTCGGTGTTTTTACTCATAATCGTAAAACTAAACAGAAAAATTGATTGAAATGTTTGCAAAGTTCCCTACGTTGCCAATCATTCAAATGTAATCAAATAAAATTATTTTTAATTTCATTTAGTTTTATTTTATTTCGATTTTATATATTTGAATAAATATCGAAATAAAATGAATCAATTTACAAGAGAAGCCAACCTCCGCGATATTAACGATACCCAAAAGATCTGGGACCTGATCATCATAGGCGGCGGGGCTACGGGACTTGGCGCAGCTGTAGATTCAGCTTCACGCGGCTTCTCTACATTATTACTGGAACAGGCCGATTTTGCCAAAGGCACCTCGAGCCGGGCTACCAAACTGGTACACGGCGGCGTTCGATATTTGGCACAGGGCGATATCGGCCTGGTACGTGAAGCTTTACGTGAGCGGGGATTATTATTAAAAAACGCCCCGCACCTGGTAAAAAACGAAAGTTTTATTATTCCTAATTACTCCTGGTGGGATGGCATTTTTTATACTATAGGTCTCAGTATTTATGATTTGCTCGCCGGCAAGCTAAGCTTTGGCAGGGCAAAACATATCTCAAAAAAAGAAACGCTAAAACGGTTACCGGGCATCCAGGAAAAAGGGCTTCACGGTGGCGTTGTATATCATGACGGGCAGTTTGACGATTCGCGGCTGGCCATCAACCTGGCGCAAACGGCCATTGAACAGGGTGGCACTTTACTGAATTACGTTAAAGTAACCGGGTTAATTAAAGATCCCGCCGATGAAATTACAGGTGTAAAGGCCACTGATATTGAAACCGGCGATACACTTCAAATAAAAGCAAAAGCGGTAATCAATGCAACCGGCATTTTTGTTGATGACGTGCTAAAAATGGATACCCCCGAGAAGAAACCCATGGTAAGGCCAAGCCAGGGCGTACACCTGGTGCTCGACCGTTCATTTTTACCGGCAGAGGATGCGCTGATGATCCCTAAAACGGAAGACGGGCGTGTACTTTTTGCAGTTCCATGGCATGAAAAATTATTAATCGGCACTACCGACACCCCTATCGACTCACATAGCCTGGAGCCGGTAGCGCTGGATGAAGAAGTACAGTTTATACTGCGAACAGCCGGTAAATATCTCACCAAAGCTCCTACCCGTGCAGATGTATTAAGCGTATTTGCAGGCTTAAGGCCACTTGCCGCCCCGCAGGATGGATCGTCAAAAACAAAGGAAATTTCACGAAGCCATAAGCTGATCGTTTCGGCCTCGGGCTTAATTACCATAACCGGGGGCAAGTGGACCACCTACCGCAAGATGGCCGAAGATATTGTTGATAAAGCTATTGAAATAGCCGGGCTTAAAAACATGCCTTGCAAAACGGACTCCTTACCTATCCATGGCAGTCGCCCCAACCCCGACCGCACAAACCCCATGTTTGTTTATGGTAGTGATACCGAGAAAATTCTTGCTCTATATAACGAGAACCCTGACTGGAAAAACCTCATTCATCCTCAAGGCAGCTATACTAAGAGTGAGGTAATCTGGTCGGTAAGGAATGAAATGGCACGTACTGTTGAAGATATCCTTGCGCGGCGTACCCGTGTGTTATTCTTAGATGCGCGCCTGGCTACAGAGATGGCACCCGAAGTAGCCCGCCTCATGGCCGGCGAACTTGGAAAAGATGCAGCATGGGAACAAGCGCAGATTAAAGCTTTTAACGAAACAGCAAAAAATTATATACTAACACCGCATTAAAATAAAATTTAATGTGATATTCAATAAATAAACCAAGGTAGACCAAACCAAATTATGCAGGAATATATTTTAGCGCTTGACCAGGGCACTACCAGCTCACGGGCCATAATTTTTGATCATGCCGGCAAAATTATTGCTTCGGCACAAAAAGAATTTAAGCAGTATTTTCCTAAACCCGGCTGGGTTGAGCACAACCCTAACGAGATTTGGGCAGGCCAGATTGGGGTTGCTGCCGAGGCCATCGCGAAAGCAGGCTTAGGTGGCGGAAATATCAAAGCGATAGGCATCACCAATCAGCGTGAAACCACCATAGTGTGGAACCGCAAAACCGGCGAACCCATCCATAACGCCATTGTTTGGCAGGATAGGCGTACCGCCGCCTTTTGTGATGAGCTAAAACAAGGCGGTCATAGCGATATGAT
It contains:
- a CDS encoding SusD/RagB family nutrient-binding outer membrane lipoprotein — protein: MKRHLTKYIYCSLVLLSIIATQSCTKNFDTLNVNPDASSKAVPQYIFTKAQYDGTARMLDLLLGTMQYTTSFNDVAGFGSKYVLSQSPQSAAAFSNAYPNEINELVEVLKAVGTDASQVNLQAEARIWKVYCLSRLTDLYGDIPYSQAAQGYNQAVYKPAYDAQKDIYADLLKELDQAAQSLDAAKTTFGAADLIYGGNTVKWKKFAYSLMLRCAMRMTKVDIVQAQTWAAKAIAGGVILDDADVAKVAYVGAGQDINKNPLALDLYNNDYIAGNGSTNTEGGKYQDVFINYLKTNKDPRLAVVSVVWNSGVADTTSAIQKGMSSGLNAKPADFVTYSEPNPKTILLLNSPRLVFTAAESYFLLSEAAARGWYTAATAESLYQNGIAASMRQWSIIAGSAGTITTAQINSYINAHPFNTGGTLDQKMAQIYTQFWVGVFPDAQEVFASYRRTGYPALVPNNYVGNATGGKIFRRMLYPVGEQNLNAASYAAAISRQGPDDFLTRMWWDKQ
- a CDS encoding SusC/RagA family TonB-linked outer membrane protein; its protein translation is MRKLDSSNFLRCCCFLMVLLGQSAYGYAQMALTSNNRVHARSFNYPASQAAESKMLLKDALENLKKQFNVQIAYQEGLLDNKFISASLFNNAKQLTLDDNLRQLLSAFQLEYRKINESQISIFATKEIAYNTAVAAVVLTGKVLDVNDSQPVIGASVYLKDDNKIGTTTDVSGNFKLLVPDKYSGKLLTLVIAFVGYVQEEVAVTDASAPIQIKLKQNNSTLNEVVVTALGISKQKKSLGYSVTEVKGTEFTQARENNVANALTGKVAGVNAAGLSTGPGGSSRVVIRGNGGLAGDNQPLYVVNGMPIDNSVPGGAATVNGITNNVDRGDGIAAINPDDIESISVLKGGTAAALYGSRAANGVILITTKKGRIQKGVGVEFNSTATYDNVAVFPDYQYEYGQGDGGVKPTTLAAAQASGRRSWGSKIDGSTDYVAVDGLTHPYSAQKNNLKNFYQTGSTYTNSLAFLGGNEAFTYRFSAADLNSKGILPGTTYDRKTFNLALNGKLSDKLSIEALAQYNVETGHNRTGAGDALGNPNWTPLEVANTVDVRWLKPGYDALGNEQIWNDASIASNGYFVINKYKEDDVKNRFIGQGSVIYSPIKNLTFKATISRDFFNYNYTNILPTGTLYIPNGQYAGIKSDVSETNELATVSYKTKIISDLNVNVLGGVNSRKNTTNQLTFNGSQFTIPYFYSFTNLAVSSTTPYNAKIVTNSVFGSADFDYKSLVFLSFTGRKDWFSTLSPKSNSIFYPSIGGSFILSDAVKLPEFFNLAKLRGSWAQVGGGAPDPYVINLTYSNVPSAGQPLQNVTSNNITNNNLKPYTSTTFEGGFELQMLKNRLGLDVTLYDRKTTNDIVNTAISSTSGYNNVILNVGEVSNKGIEVLLNGTPVKKGSFTWTASYNVAYNDNKVVKLAPGLNTIQLATSVGNWGILDNIEGKPFGMIVGTRMQKDANGTVVFNATTGLPVQTPLQQLGKSVAPLTMGLTNEFRYKRISLSFLVDGKFGNKVFSVMEVYATRLGLMKSTLPGRENGLVLTGVDQTGAPYTRTVPVSGLRSYYDNYKTYSELFLHDGSFVKLRQVILSYALPTGLLNKVKIQSASISFVARNLWTIYKQTDNFDPEQSFTNSNAQGFESIGLPRTRSLGVNLAVKF
- a CDS encoding FecR domain-containing protein, with amino-acid sequence MQIAKYSNYTLPDFLEDDDFLRFVINLSPNDTVFWQQVIAAYPQQKEIIAEASKIITAYRKQDVFTNEDNQAKVWLRIESTLQKDQVKPKIFRLNRYLRVAAMLVLVSSIGIALWLIKGRQNEIDTTYGELSTVTLPDGSTVVLNGNSKLTYSNNWDKNSREVWISGEGLFNVKHINKDPRHIKSSERFIVHCSDMDIEVLGTTFNVRSRHNKTNVGLVQGKIRLDYVDAASGKKSLVMKPGDYVQHTYKKALTRIILPAPEKITKWTKHQLLFNDATLAQISEIMTDDYGYHVDFSSRELAALKIEGEINVPNVDELIETISTTLPVKITRTDKNITITKLNP
- a CDS encoding sigma-70 family RNA polymerase sigma factor, which encodes MSHEQLVHDDHNIATWLAFKEGSWDAYTQLYNRHFKILNNYGHKFTRDVNVIEDAIHDLFIRLWTNRAGLGNPVSVKNYLFKSLRSIIFRKLQSKSRFVDLEDEAEHNFPFEISFDQQLIADEEEQELQKKIKFHVKALPARQQEIIYLRFYEGLSYDEIADIMEINISSAYKLIYKAFDNLQDVLKVSKLAIVLALYSCFCINNH
- a CDS encoding LacI family DNA-binding transcriptional regulator — translated: MFESVTIKDIAKALGVSTSTVSRALNGSYEIGTETKKLVLEYAEKINYRPNPIALSLKEQKSHSIGVVVCEVANDYFSQAINGIESIAYNRGYHVIITQTHESFDRESANVKHLLSRHVDGLLVSISAQTTDTSQYKYLLEKGFPIVFFDRAAPDLNTHKVIANNFQGSFDATETLINSGFTKIAHLTNSNNLLISHERFDGYKAALDKHGIEFRPEYLKHCNHGGMVHDEVEFVLKELLALDGRPEAICIGSDRLTISSMSILKKMGLKVPEDIAIAGFTNSDVVELFDPPLTVIRQPAFQIGQMATEMLIKTIESKWPVEEFTTEKVDTQLIVRSSSRKSVN
- a CDS encoding DeoR/GlpR family DNA-binding transcription regulator, translating into MSKNTDRHKFILQKVETEGFVNVQDLSNQLSVSEVTIRKDLKLLEDKNLLFRTHGGASKTNPYTNDRPVAEKEKLNGPEKKRIAAEAAVRIDTNDSVIIASGTTMLALARAMQPNKHLTVVTAALPVALELLQHPQVDIVQLGGQMRNTSSSVTGNYAELMLDDMLCGVLFLGVDGIDPEIGLTTTNLSEARLNQKMINAAQTTIVLADSTKFGKRGLAKICSLDQINEIITDSGISPVMLNMLEEKGVKVTVV
- a CDS encoding glycerol-3-phosphate dehydrogenase/oxidase; its protein translation is MNQFTREANLRDINDTQKIWDLIIIGGGATGLGAAVDSASRGFSTLLLEQADFAKGTSSRATKLVHGGVRYLAQGDIGLVREALRERGLLLKNAPHLVKNESFIIPNYSWWDGIFYTIGLSIYDLLAGKLSFGRAKHISKKETLKRLPGIQEKGLHGGVVYHDGQFDDSRLAINLAQTAIEQGGTLLNYVKVTGLIKDPADEITGVKATDIETGDTLQIKAKAVINATGIFVDDVLKMDTPEKKPMVRPSQGVHLVLDRSFLPAEDALMIPKTEDGRVLFAVPWHEKLLIGTTDTPIDSHSLEPVALDEEVQFILRTAGKYLTKAPTRADVLSVFAGLRPLAAPQDGSSKTKEISRSHKLIVSASGLITITGGKWTTYRKMAEDIVDKAIEIAGLKNMPCKTDSLPIHGSRPNPDRTNPMFVYGSDTEKILALYNENPDWKNLIHPQGSYTKSEVIWSVRNEMARTVEDILARRTRVLFLDARLATEMAPEVARLMAGELGKDAAWEQAQIKAFNETAKNYILTPH